A part of Chitinimonas koreensis genomic DNA contains:
- a CDS encoding acetate--CoA ligase family protein, with protein sequence MPGLIRVNLRSREEVERAVEMVGQRTRAGRCEALHLLIEPMLEGASVEVVVGVTRDPVFGPVLTLGAGGALVDLIEDSQVLLLPASAEEIEDALRSLRCFVLLEGQRGNPPAELPTLVAAIAQIARLVAAGPNGIIHPVVAEPVREPARSAA encoded by the coding sequence GTGCCGGGCCTGATCCGGGTCAACCTGCGCAGTCGCGAGGAAGTCGAACGCGCGGTCGAGATGGTGGGGCAGCGCACCCGCGCCGGCCGCTGCGAAGCATTGCACCTGCTGATCGAACCGATGCTCGAGGGCGCTTCGGTCGAGGTCGTGGTCGGTGTCACCCGCGACCCGGTGTTCGGCCCGGTGCTGACGCTCGGCGCCGGCGGCGCGCTGGTCGACCTGATCGAGGACAGCCAGGTGCTGCTGCTGCCGGCGTCGGCCGAGGAGATCGAGGATGCGCTGCGTTCGCTGCGCTGCTTCGTGCTGCTCGAAGGCCAGCGCGGCAATCCGCCGGCCGAACTGCCCACGCTGGTGGCGGCGATCGCCCAGATCGCCCGACTGGTCGCGGCCGGGCCGAACGGCATCATCCATCCGGTCGTGGCCGAGCCGG
- a CDS encoding CoA-binding protein, with amino-acid sequence MNATTAHLDALLHARHIVFVGGAALAKSISACREIGYVGRISIVSRTRAEIGGIACLPSLAALDGVPDAAFVAVRNTETVEVVRELAALGVKACVCHAGGFADAGEAGLEAALLDAAGPMALLGPNSYGVLNYLDGVALWPDHHGGSPVEHGVALICQGTRVCLGQPVLDRALPLAYVVQVGNQVQLDVAHWMDVLLDDPRVSAIGLCFDSLTDVAGFSRAVLKAREKNVPVVVVKASRSDGMGQFGADRIYDALFERYGIVRAASQLELLEILKFLALSGPLTGRRLGVVGCTGADATLAADFAAANRLLLPQPDITCRARLAAYLAPARLANPLDCSQAARVGRQALADCFTQFLTDGLDAGVLLIDYPGERHGTRQAWDMAINAWIDAYSRTTLPMAVVSNFPEKIPAAVCHRLASVGITPLRDLESALRVLDAAVRVSEGWVVTPAAPLAYARQHDDGDDGPASRLPRRTASYRPKPWPSVP; translated from the coding sequence ATGAACGCAACGACCGCCCATCTCGACGCCCTGCTGCACGCCCGCCATATCGTCTTCGTCGGCGGCGCCGCGCTCGCCAAGTCCATCAGCGCCTGCCGCGAGATCGGCTACGTCGGCCGCATCTCCATCGTCAGCCGGACGCGCGCCGAGATCGGCGGCATCGCCTGCCTGCCCTCGCTCGCCGCGCTCGACGGCGTGCCCGACGCCGCCTTCGTGGCGGTGCGCAATACCGAGACGGTCGAAGTGGTGCGCGAGCTGGCCGCGCTCGGCGTCAAGGCCTGCGTCTGCCACGCGGGCGGCTTCGCCGACGCCGGCGAGGCGGGGCTCGAGGCCGCGTTGCTCGACGCCGCCGGCCCGATGGCCCTGCTCGGGCCCAATAGCTACGGCGTGCTCAACTATCTCGACGGCGTCGCGCTGTGGCCCGATCACCACGGCGGTTCGCCGGTCGAGCACGGCGTGGCGCTGATCTGCCAGGGCACCCGGGTCTGCCTCGGCCAGCCCGTGCTCGACCGCGCCCTGCCGCTGGCCTACGTGGTGCAGGTCGGCAACCAGGTCCAGCTCGATGTCGCGCACTGGATGGACGTGCTGCTCGACGATCCGCGCGTCAGCGCGATCGGCCTGTGCTTCGACAGCCTGACGGACGTGGCCGGCTTCAGCCGTGCCGTGCTCAAGGCGCGCGAGAAGAACGTGCCGGTGGTGGTGGTGAAGGCCAGCCGCAGCGACGGCATGGGCCAGTTCGGCGCCGATCGCATCTACGACGCGCTGTTCGAGCGCTACGGCATCGTGCGCGCCGCCAGCCAGCTCGAGCTGCTGGAAATCCTCAAGTTCCTCGCCCTGTCGGGCCCGCTTACCGGCCGCCGGCTCGGCGTGGTCGGCTGCACGGGCGCCGATGCCACGCTGGCGGCCGATTTCGCCGCCGCCAACCGGTTGCTGCTGCCGCAACCCGACATCACCTGCCGCGCGCGGCTGGCTGCCTACCTGGCGCCGGCACGCCTCGCCAATCCGCTCGATTGCAGCCAGGCCGCGCGCGTCGGCCGCCAGGCCCTGGCCGATTGCTTCACCCAGTTCCTGACCGATGGGCTCGATGCCGGCGTGCTGCTGATCGACTACCCGGGCGAGCGGCACGGTACGCGCCAGGCCTGGGACATGGCGATCAATGCCTGGATCGACGCCTATTCGCGCACCACGTTGCCGATGGCCGTCGTTTCCAACTTTCCCGAGAAGATCCCGGCCGCGGTCTGCCATCGGCTGGCCAGCGTCGGCATCACGCCGCTGCGCGATCTCGAGTCGGCGTTGCGCGTGCTCGACGCGGCGGTAAGGGTCAGCGAGGGCTGGGTGGTGACGCCGGCGGCGCCGCTGGCTTATGCGCGGCAGCACGATGACGGGGACGATGGCCCGGCATCTCGCCTGCCGAGACGGACGGCGAGTTACAGACCGAAACCGTGGCCGAGCGTGCCGTAG
- a CDS encoding GGDEF domain-containing protein, translating to MLHLYRTPLILFAALAAALFLLFQAHGAVRPFGDWQWMDIAGEGGTALMAAVWLLQILSSRPRGRVTTLLALGLAGVALGSWADCLDEFFSLGHAVQWDNWLESTLSPLGMLTLTAGLYFWRQEQFSLNEQLHKRERLFREHRAFDRLTQLANAEYLRRQIALERERRPDAPCALVLLDIDRFHAINREHGQAEGDRLLQALGHLLLLNLRNDDLLCRYAGDRFAVLLPETGQAEADRIAAHLRAVVGQLAWHTRAEGRRLALSARVACAVADTDAERLLAALNAALEPAAAPLAPAGAA from the coding sequence ATGCTCCATCTCTACCGCACTCCGCTGATCCTGTTCGCCGCGCTGGCCGCGGCGCTGTTCCTGCTGTTCCAGGCGCACGGCGCCGTCCGGCCGTTCGGCGACTGGCAGTGGATGGACATCGCCGGCGAGGGCGGCACCGCGCTGATGGCGGCCGTGTGGCTGCTGCAGATCCTCAGCAGCCGGCCGCGCGGCCGCGTCACCACGCTGCTGGCGCTGGGCCTCGCGGGCGTGGCGCTGGGCAGTTGGGCCGATTGCCTCGACGAATTCTTCTCGCTCGGCCACGCGGTGCAGTGGGACAACTGGCTGGAATCGACGCTGTCGCCGCTGGGCATGCTGACGCTGACCGCGGGGCTCTACTTCTGGCGCCAGGAACAGTTCAGCCTGAACGAGCAGCTGCACAAGCGCGAGCGGCTGTTCCGCGAGCACCGCGCCTTCGACCGGCTGACCCAGCTGGCCAATGCCGAATACCTGCGCCGCCAGATCGCGCTCGAGCGCGAACGCCGGCCCGATGCGCCGTGCGCGCTGGTGCTGCTCGACATCGACCGCTTCCATGCCATCAACCGCGAGCATGGCCAGGCCGAGGGCGACCGCCTGCTGCAGGCGCTGGGCCACCTGCTGCTGCTCAATCTGCGCAACGACGACCTGCTGTGCCGCTACGCCGGCGACCGCTTCGCCGTGCTGTTGCCCGAGACCGGCCAGGCCGAGGCCGATCGCATCGCGGCTCACCTGCGTGCGGTGGTCGGCCAGCTGGCCTGGCACACCCGCGCCGAGGGCCGGCGGCTGGCGCTGAGCGCGCGGGTGGCCTGCGCCGTGGCCGATACCGATGCCGAGCGGCTGCTGGCGGCGCTGAACGCCGCGCTCGAGCCGGCGGCCGCGCCGCTGGCGCCGGCCGGGGCCGCCTGA
- a CDS encoding AraC family transcriptional regulator — MLADCYTRDSALLRTGYQPALVLEFARGRDLAAAPLLRGSGLDETVLLDPLRRVSPGQLLELLGRVARQLDDRDTAFVLGQQWLPGHYGAASLALMQATDLGQALAILVGQQAQLCPLLGPRLRLEADEAVLYWTDSIGAGAMLPFLVELHMTAVTALGRWLGGERLPWRYRFNRTRPRHLEQHQVHLGGELRFDCQFDAMLIDRGWLERPWPRGNAAGMALSLQQVAAEEGAWAGARSVVQAVYDQLLADIRRPPTLEGTAHGFGVSPATLKRHLARHGTHFQALLDLVRTHVSLQLMQYQGYDQAALADYLCFHDARNFRRSFKRWTGLAADLPVSAVGSG, encoded by the coding sequence ATGCTGGCCGACTGCTACACCCGCGACAGCGCGCTGCTGCGCACCGGCTACCAGCCGGCGCTGGTGCTCGAATTCGCCCGCGGCCGCGACCTGGCGGCGGCGCCGCTGCTGCGCGGCAGCGGGCTGGACGAGACCGTGTTGCTCGATCCGCTGCGGCGGGTAAGCCCGGGCCAGCTGCTCGAATTGCTGGGCCGCGTCGCCCGCCAGCTCGACGACCGCGACACCGCCTTCGTGCTGGGCCAGCAGTGGCTGCCCGGCCACTACGGCGCGGCCAGCCTGGCGCTGATGCAGGCGACCGACCTGGGCCAGGCGCTGGCCATCCTGGTCGGCCAGCAGGCGCAGCTGTGCCCGCTGCTCGGGCCGCGGCTGCGGCTGGAGGCCGACGAGGCGGTGCTGTACTGGACCGACAGCATCGGCGCCGGCGCCATGCTGCCTTTCCTGGTCGAGCTGCACATGACCGCGGTGACCGCGCTGGGCCGCTGGCTCGGCGGCGAGCGGCTGCCGTGGCGCTACCGTTTCAACCGTACCCGGCCGCGCCACCTGGAGCAGCACCAGGTGCACCTGGGCGGCGAGCTGCGCTTCGATTGCCAGTTCGACGCCATGCTGATCGACCGCGGCTGGCTCGAGCGGCCGTGGCCGCGCGGTAACGCGGCCGGCATGGCGCTGTCGCTGCAGCAAGTGGCGGCGGAGGAGGGCGCCTGGGCCGGCGCGCGCAGCGTGGTGCAGGCGGTCTACGACCAGTTGCTGGCCGACATCCGCCGGCCGCCGACGCTGGAAGGCACCGCGCACGGCTTCGGCGTCAGCCCGGCCACGCTCAAGCGCCACCTGGCGCGCCACGGCACGCATTTCCAGGCGCTGCTGGACCTGGTGCGCACCCACGTCTCGCTGCAGCTGATGCAATACCAGGGCTACGACCAGGCCGCGCTGGCCGACTACCTATGCTTCCACGACGCGCGCAATTTCCGCCGTTCGTTCAAGCGCTGGACCGGGCTGGCGGCCGACCTGCCGGTGTCGGCGGTCGGATCGGGCTGA
- a CDS encoding TonB-dependent receptor, whose product MKTKHMPAAPAHRTVLAACLAGLMQGAWAADAGPVESITVVGQAARIRSALDLQQADDAIVSVVHADAIGALPDTNAAEALQRVPGVSVERDQGEGRYIRVRGLGPDFNSVTINGSLVPSPESERRAVMLDVIPSALIRALEVRKTLSPEQDANSLGGTVEVKTLSAFDQPGRLLSIEAEAHRDQHTGKTSPKLAATWADRFADGRLGLALGLNWEKRKFGSANIETGGSWDFADDGAALLEEFERRDYLITRERMGAAFNLDFKPAAGERYYLRTLLSRYSDSEERQAHVIEFDDAQAEGEAGDAEAARELKSRKETQKIESLTVGTERRLGDWKLQLAAAASRAGEDTPDEISGAVFAGTDDFADVGFRDSRRPALSGPAALMDAAAYQLDEIELTRSKTRDTERNLRLDLGRDLAVGDAVLKLKFGGKLSRREKTVDEDVWQFEDLDEAGFDDEQLSLANFSRGNTDWKLGAFGPRIDADAVRRLMNGLPRADYANEEDSRVNDFNIREDIDAAYLQGTLSDGPWRLLAGVRYEGTRRRADGTGLDDGDFVASHTEHKDRHWLPALHLRHDFDDATSLRAAWTHSVVRPTFGQLAPGFVIDGDEASFGNPALEALKSRNLDLGIEHRIGPSGTLSAYVFDKDIKNFVYQTDLAGSGRWMDFDEAVTFANGDKARLHGLELNYTQQLRSLPAPWNGLILIANGTWTRSRASIGRFDADAGRTLNRDIPLPSQSNRSGNLALGYEADPLSLRLAANYKSAYLLEVGDLLDARHDLYVDAQTQIDFSARYMLTRQVQLSFEALNLRDEPYYVYTGSARHNAQYETYGRSFKVGLKFSLY is encoded by the coding sequence ATGAAGACCAAGCACATGCCGGCCGCACCGGCACACCGTACCGTCCTGGCCGCCTGCCTCGCCGGCCTGATGCAGGGCGCCTGGGCAGCCGACGCCGGCCCGGTCGAATCGATCACCGTGGTCGGCCAGGCCGCCCGCATCCGCAGCGCGCTCGACCTGCAGCAGGCCGACGACGCCATCGTCAGCGTGGTGCACGCCGACGCCATCGGCGCGCTGCCCGATACCAACGCGGCCGAGGCGCTGCAGCGGGTGCCCGGCGTCTCGGTCGAGCGCGACCAGGGCGAGGGCCGCTACATCCGGGTGCGCGGCCTCGGGCCCGACTTCAACAGCGTCACCATCAACGGCAGCCTGGTGCCCTCGCCCGAGAGCGAGCGCCGCGCGGTGATGCTCGACGTGATCCCGTCGGCGCTGATCCGCGCGCTCGAGGTGCGCAAGACGCTGTCGCCCGAGCAGGACGCCAACTCGCTCGGCGGCACGGTCGAGGTGAAGACGCTGTCGGCCTTCGACCAGCCCGGCCGGCTGCTGTCGATCGAGGCCGAGGCCCACCGCGACCAGCACACCGGCAAGACCAGCCCCAAGCTGGCCGCCACCTGGGCCGACCGCTTCGCCGACGGCCGGCTGGGCCTGGCGCTGGGCCTGAACTGGGAGAAGCGCAAGTTCGGCTCGGCCAATATCGAGACCGGCGGCAGCTGGGACTTCGCCGACGACGGCGCGGCGCTGCTGGAGGAATTCGAGCGGCGCGACTACCTGATCACCCGCGAGCGCATGGGCGCCGCTTTCAACCTCGATTTCAAGCCGGCCGCCGGCGAGCGCTACTACCTGCGCACGCTGCTGAGCCGCTACAGCGACAGCGAAGAGCGCCAGGCCCACGTGATCGAATTCGACGACGCCCAGGCCGAGGGCGAAGCCGGCGACGCCGAGGCCGCGCGCGAGCTGAAATCGCGCAAGGAGACGCAGAAGATCGAATCGCTGACCGTCGGCACCGAGCGCCGGCTGGGCGACTGGAAGCTGCAACTGGCGGCCGCCGCCAGCCGTGCCGGCGAGGACACGCCGGACGAGATTTCCGGCGCGGTCTTCGCCGGTACCGACGACTTCGCCGACGTGGGCTTCCGCGACAGCCGCCGGCCGGCGCTGTCCGGCCCGGCCGCGCTGATGGACGCGGCCGCCTACCAGCTCGACGAGATCGAGCTGACGCGCAGCAAGACGCGCGACACCGAACGCAATCTGCGGCTGGACCTGGGCCGCGACCTGGCCGTCGGCGACGCGGTGCTCAAGCTCAAGTTCGGCGGCAAGCTGAGCCGGCGCGAGAAGACGGTCGACGAGGACGTGTGGCAGTTCGAGGACCTCGACGAGGCCGGCTTCGACGACGAGCAGCTGTCGCTGGCCAACTTCAGCCGCGGCAACACCGACTGGAAGCTCGGCGCCTTCGGCCCGCGCATCGACGCCGACGCGGTGCGCCGGCTGATGAACGGCCTGCCGCGCGCCGACTATGCCAACGAGGAGGATTCGCGCGTCAACGATTTCAATATCCGCGAGGACATCGACGCCGCCTACCTCCAAGGCACGTTGAGCGACGGCCCGTGGCGGCTGCTGGCCGGCGTGCGCTACGAGGGTACGCGCCGCCGCGCCGACGGCACCGGCCTCGACGACGGCGACTTCGTCGCCAGCCATACCGAGCACAAGGACCGCCACTGGCTGCCGGCCTTGCACCTGCGCCACGATTTCGACGACGCCACCAGCCTGCGCGCCGCCTGGACCCATTCGGTGGTGCGGCCCACCTTCGGCCAACTGGCGCCGGGCTTCGTGATCGACGGCGACGAAGCCAGCTTCGGCAATCCGGCGCTGGAAGCGCTGAAGTCGCGCAACCTCGACCTCGGCATCGAGCACCGCATCGGGCCGTCCGGCACGCTGTCGGCCTACGTGTTCGACAAGGACATCAAGAACTTCGTCTACCAGACCGACCTGGCCGGCAGCGGCCGCTGGATGGATTTCGACGAGGCCGTCACCTTCGCCAACGGCGACAAGGCCAGGCTGCACGGACTGGAGCTGAACTACACCCAGCAGCTGCGCAGCCTGCCGGCGCCGTGGAACGGCCTGATCCTGATCGCCAACGGCACCTGGACCCGCTCGCGCGCCAGCATCGGCCGCTTCGACGCCGACGCCGGCCGCACGCTGAACCGCGACATCCCGCTGCCCAGCCAGTCCAACCGCAGCGGCAACCTGGCGCTCGGCTACGAGGCCGACCCGCTGAGCCTGCGGCTGGCGGCCAACTACAAGTCGGCCTACCTGCTCGAGGTCGGCGACCTGCTCGATGCGCGCCACGATCTTTATGTCGACGCCCAGACCCAGATCGACTTCTCGGCGCGCTACATGCTCACCAGGCAAGTCCAGCTGAGCTTCGAGGCGCTGAATCTGCGCGACGAGCCCTACTACGTGTATACCGGCTCGGCACGGCACAACGCGCAGTACGAGACCTACGGCCGCAGCTTCAAGGTCGGGCTGAAGTTCTCGCTGTACTGA